The following are encoded together in the Odocoileus virginianus isolate 20LAN1187 ecotype Illinois chromosome 28, Ovbor_1.2, whole genome shotgun sequence genome:
- the APLP2 gene encoding amyloid beta precursor like protein 2 isoform X3: MAATGTAATAATGKLLVVLLLGLTAPAAALAGYIEALAASAGTGFAVAEPQIAMFCGKLNMHVNIQTGRWEPDPAGTQSCFGTKEEVLQYCQEMYPELQITNVMEANQPVSVDNWCRRDKKQCKSHIVIPFKCLVGEFVSDVLLVPEKCLFFHKEQMEVCENHQRWHTVVKEACLTQGMTLYSYGMLLPCGVDQFHGTEYVCCPQTKVVQTSVSKEDEEDDDDDDDDDEDEEEDYDVYKSEFPTEADLEDFTEAAADEDDEEEGEEVVEDRDYYYDSFKGDDYNEESPTEPGSDGAAVEEEITHDVRAPPTPLPTNDVDVYFETSADDNEHARFQKAKEQLEIRHRNRMDRVKKEWEEAELQAKNLPKAERQTLIQHFQAMVKALEKEAASEKQQLVETHLARVEAMLNDRRRVALENYLAALQSDPPRPHRILQALRRYVRAENKDRLHTLRHYQHVLAVDPEKAAQMRSQVMTHLHVIEERRNQSLSLLYKVPYVAQEIQEEIDELLQEQRADMDQFSSSFSETPVDVRVSSEESDEIPPFRPLHPFPSLPENEDSQPELYHPMKKGSALGEQDGGLIGAEEKVINSKKKVDENMVIDETLDVKEMIFNAERVGGLEEEPESVGPLREDFSLSSSALIGLLVIAVAIATIIVISLVMLRRRQYGSISHGIVEVDPMLTPEERHLSKMQNHGYENPTYKYLEQMQI, from the exons GCCCTCGCAGCCAGCGCTGGAACAGGATTCGCTGTCGCTGAGCCTCAGATCGCAATGTTCTGTGGGAAGTTAAACATGCATGTAAACATCCAGACTGGGAGGTGGGAGCCTGACCCAGCGGGCACCCAGAGCTGCTTTGGCACAAAAGAAGAAGTTCTCCAGTACTGTCAGGAG ATGTATCCAGAGCTACAGATCACAAATGTGATGGAGGCAAACCAGCCGGTCAGCGTGGACAACTGGTGCCGGAGGGACAAGAAGCAGTGCAAGAGCCACATCGTGATCCCCTTCAAGTGTCTCG TGGGTGAATTTGTCAGTGATGTTCTGCTAGTTCCAGAGAAGTGCCTGTTTTTCCACAAGGAGCAGATGGAGGTGTGCGAGAATCACCAGCGCTGGCACACGGTGGTCAAAGAG GCCTGCCTCACTCAGGGGATGACCTTGTACAGCTACGGCATGCTGCTGCCCTGCGGGGTGGATCAGTTCCACGGCACCGAGTACGTCTGCTGCCCGCAGACAAAGGTGGTCCAAACCTCGGTGTCCAAAGAGGACGAGGAGGACGACGATGATGACGACGACGACGACGAGGATGAGGAGGAAGACTACGATGTTTATAAAAG TGAGTTCCCTACCGAAGCAGATCTGGAAGACTTCACAGAGGCAGCTGCAGATGAGGACGacgaggaggagggggaggaggtggtggaAGACCGAGACTACTACTACGACTCCTTCAAGGGAGATGACTACAACGAGGAGAGCCCCACCGAGCCTGGCAGCGACGGGGCCGCCGTGGAGGAGGAGATCACGCATGACGTCAGAG CTCCCCCAACTCCTCTGCCCACCAATGACGTCGACGTGTATTTCGAGACGTCTGCAGACGACAATGAGCACGCACGCTTCCAGAAGGCCAAGGAACAGCTGGAGATCCGCCACCGCAACCGGATGGACAGG GTGAAGAAGGAATGGGAAGAGGCTGAACTTCAAGCGAAGAACCTCCCCAAAGCAGAGAGGCAGACTCTCATTCAG caCTTCCAGGCCATGGTGAAGGCgctggagaaggaggcagccaGCGAGAAGCAGCAGCTGGTGGAGACGCACCTGGCGCGTGTGGAGGCCATGCTCAACGACCGCCGCCGGGTGGCGCTGGAGAACTACCTGGCGGCCCTGCAGTCCGACCCTCCGCGG CCCCATCGCATCCTGCAGGCCTTGCGGCGCTACGTCCGTGCTGAGAACAAAGACCGCCTCCACACCCTCCGTCACTACCAGCATGTGCTGGCTGTCGACCCTGAGAAGGCGGCCCAGATGAGGTCCCAG GTGATGACGCATCTCCATGTGATTGAAGAACGGCGGAACCAGAGTCTCTCCCTGCTCTACAAAGTCCCGTATGTGGCCCAAGAGATCCAAGAGGAAATCG ATGAACTGCTTCAAGAACAGCGAGCCGACATGGACCAGTTCAGCTCCTCCTTCTCAGAAACCCCCGTGGACGTGCGGGTGAGCTCTGAGGAGAGCGACGAGATCCCACCGTTCCGCCCCCTCCATCCCTTCCCATCCCTGCCTGAGAATGAAG ACTCTCAGCCGGAGTTGTACCACCCAATGAAGAAAG GATCCGCGCTGGGAGAGCAGGACGGAGGACTGATCGGGGCCGAGGAGAAGGTGATCAACAGCAAGAAGAAAGTGGATGAAAACATG GTCATTGATGAGACCCTGGACGTGAAGGAGATGATTTTCAATGCTGAGAGAGTCGGAGGCCTCGAGGAAGAACCG GAGTCTGTGGGGCCGCTGCGGGAGGACTTCAGCCTGAGCAGCAGCGCCCTCATCGGCCTGCTGGTCATCGCAGTGGCCATCGCCACCATCATCGTCATCAGCCTCGTGATGCTGAGGAGGAGGCAGTACGGCAGCATCAGCCATGGCATCGTGGAG GTCGACCCGATGCTCACCCCAGAAGAGCGTCACCTGAGCAAGATGCAGAACCATGGCTACGAAAACCCAACCTACAAATACCTGGAGCAGATGCAGATTTAA
- the APLP2 gene encoding amyloid beta precursor like protein 2 isoform X4: MAATGTAATAATGKLLVVLLLGLTAPAAALAGYIEALAASAGTGFAVAEPQIAMFCGKLNMHVNIQTGRWEPDPAGTQSCFGTKEEVLQYCQEMYPELQITNVMEANQPVSVDNWCRRDKKQCKSHIVIPFKCLVGEFVSDVLLVPEKCLFFHKEQMEVCENHQRWHTVVKEACLTQGMTLYSYGMLLPCGVDQFHGTEYVCCPQTKVVQTSVSKEDEEDDDDDDDDDEDEEEDYDVYKSEFPTEADLEDFTEAAADEDDEEEGEEVVEDRDYYYDSFKGDDYNEESPTEPGSDGAAVEEEITHDVRAPPTPLPTNDVDVYFETSADDNEHARFQKAKEQLEIRHRNRMDRVKKEWEEAELQAKNLPKAERQTLIQHFQAMVKALEKEAASEKQQLVETHLARVEAMLNDRRRVALENYLAALQSDPPRPHRILQALRRYVRAENKDRLHTLRHYQHVLAVDPEKAAQMRSQVMTHLHVIEERRNQSLSLLYKVPYVAQEIQEEIDELLQEQRADMDQFSSSFSETPVDVRVSSEESDEIPPFRPLHPFPSLPENEGSALGEQDGGLIGAEEKVINSKKKVDENMVIDETLDVKEMIFNAERVGGLEEEPESVGPLREDFSLSSSALIGLLVIAVAIATIIVISLVMLRRRQYGSISHGIVEVDPMLTPEERHLSKMQNHGYENPTYKYLEQMQI; the protein is encoded by the exons GCCCTCGCAGCCAGCGCTGGAACAGGATTCGCTGTCGCTGAGCCTCAGATCGCAATGTTCTGTGGGAAGTTAAACATGCATGTAAACATCCAGACTGGGAGGTGGGAGCCTGACCCAGCGGGCACCCAGAGCTGCTTTGGCACAAAAGAAGAAGTTCTCCAGTACTGTCAGGAG ATGTATCCAGAGCTACAGATCACAAATGTGATGGAGGCAAACCAGCCGGTCAGCGTGGACAACTGGTGCCGGAGGGACAAGAAGCAGTGCAAGAGCCACATCGTGATCCCCTTCAAGTGTCTCG TGGGTGAATTTGTCAGTGATGTTCTGCTAGTTCCAGAGAAGTGCCTGTTTTTCCACAAGGAGCAGATGGAGGTGTGCGAGAATCACCAGCGCTGGCACACGGTGGTCAAAGAG GCCTGCCTCACTCAGGGGATGACCTTGTACAGCTACGGCATGCTGCTGCCCTGCGGGGTGGATCAGTTCCACGGCACCGAGTACGTCTGCTGCCCGCAGACAAAGGTGGTCCAAACCTCGGTGTCCAAAGAGGACGAGGAGGACGACGATGATGACGACGACGACGACGAGGATGAGGAGGAAGACTACGATGTTTATAAAAG TGAGTTCCCTACCGAAGCAGATCTGGAAGACTTCACAGAGGCAGCTGCAGATGAGGACGacgaggaggagggggaggaggtggtggaAGACCGAGACTACTACTACGACTCCTTCAAGGGAGATGACTACAACGAGGAGAGCCCCACCGAGCCTGGCAGCGACGGGGCCGCCGTGGAGGAGGAGATCACGCATGACGTCAGAG CTCCCCCAACTCCTCTGCCCACCAATGACGTCGACGTGTATTTCGAGACGTCTGCAGACGACAATGAGCACGCACGCTTCCAGAAGGCCAAGGAACAGCTGGAGATCCGCCACCGCAACCGGATGGACAGG GTGAAGAAGGAATGGGAAGAGGCTGAACTTCAAGCGAAGAACCTCCCCAAAGCAGAGAGGCAGACTCTCATTCAG caCTTCCAGGCCATGGTGAAGGCgctggagaaggaggcagccaGCGAGAAGCAGCAGCTGGTGGAGACGCACCTGGCGCGTGTGGAGGCCATGCTCAACGACCGCCGCCGGGTGGCGCTGGAGAACTACCTGGCGGCCCTGCAGTCCGACCCTCCGCGG CCCCATCGCATCCTGCAGGCCTTGCGGCGCTACGTCCGTGCTGAGAACAAAGACCGCCTCCACACCCTCCGTCACTACCAGCATGTGCTGGCTGTCGACCCTGAGAAGGCGGCCCAGATGAGGTCCCAG GTGATGACGCATCTCCATGTGATTGAAGAACGGCGGAACCAGAGTCTCTCCCTGCTCTACAAAGTCCCGTATGTGGCCCAAGAGATCCAAGAGGAAATCG ATGAACTGCTTCAAGAACAGCGAGCCGACATGGACCAGTTCAGCTCCTCCTTCTCAGAAACCCCCGTGGACGTGCGGGTGAGCTCTGAGGAGAGCGACGAGATCCCACCGTTCCGCCCCCTCCATCCCTTCCCATCCCTGCCTGAGAATGAAG GATCCGCGCTGGGAGAGCAGGACGGAGGACTGATCGGGGCCGAGGAGAAGGTGATCAACAGCAAGAAGAAAGTGGATGAAAACATG GTCATTGATGAGACCCTGGACGTGAAGGAGATGATTTTCAATGCTGAGAGAGTCGGAGGCCTCGAGGAAGAACCG GAGTCTGTGGGGCCGCTGCGGGAGGACTTCAGCCTGAGCAGCAGCGCCCTCATCGGCCTGCTGGTCATCGCAGTGGCCATCGCCACCATCATCGTCATCAGCCTCGTGATGCTGAGGAGGAGGCAGTACGGCAGCATCAGCCATGGCATCGTGGAG GTCGACCCGATGCTCACCCCAGAAGAGCGTCACCTGAGCAAGATGCAGAACCATGGCTACGAAAACCCAACCTACAAATACCTGGAGCAGATGCAGATTTAA
- the APLP2 gene encoding amyloid beta precursor like protein 2 isoform X1 translates to MAATGTAATAATGKLLVVLLLGLTAPAAALAGYIEALAASAGTGFAVAEPQIAMFCGKLNMHVNIQTGRWEPDPAGTQSCFGTKEEVLQYCQEMYPELQITNVMEANQPVSVDNWCRRDKKQCKSHIVIPFKCLVGEFVSDVLLVPEKCLFFHKEQMEVCENHQRWHTVVKEACLTQGMTLYSYGMLLPCGVDQFHGTEYVCCPQTKVVQTSVSKEDEEDDDDDDDDDEDEEEDYDVYKSEFPTEADLEDFTEAAADEDDEEEGEEVVEDRDYYYDSFKGDDYNEESPTEPGSDGAAVEEEITHDVRAVCSQEALTGPCRAVMPRWYFDLSKGKCVRFIYGGCGGNRNNFESEDYCMAVCKAMTPPTPLPTNDVDVYFETSADDNEHARFQKAKEQLEIRHRNRMDRVKKEWEEAELQAKNLPKAERQTLIQHFQAMVKALEKEAASEKQQLVETHLARVEAMLNDRRRVALENYLAALQSDPPRPHRILQALRRYVRAENKDRLHTLRHYQHVLAVDPEKAAQMRSQVMTHLHVIEERRNQSLSLLYKVPYVAQEIQEEIDELLQEQRADMDQFSSSFSETPVDVRVSSEESDEIPPFRPLHPFPSLPENEDSQPELYHPMKKGSALGEQDGGLIGAEEKVINSKKKVDENMVIDETLDVKEMIFNAERVGGLEEEPESVGPLREDFSLSSSALIGLLVIAVAIATIIVISLVMLRRRQYGSISHGIVEVDPMLTPEERHLSKMQNHGYENPTYKYLEQMQI, encoded by the exons GCCCTCGCAGCCAGCGCTGGAACAGGATTCGCTGTCGCTGAGCCTCAGATCGCAATGTTCTGTGGGAAGTTAAACATGCATGTAAACATCCAGACTGGGAGGTGGGAGCCTGACCCAGCGGGCACCCAGAGCTGCTTTGGCACAAAAGAAGAAGTTCTCCAGTACTGTCAGGAG ATGTATCCAGAGCTACAGATCACAAATGTGATGGAGGCAAACCAGCCGGTCAGCGTGGACAACTGGTGCCGGAGGGACAAGAAGCAGTGCAAGAGCCACATCGTGATCCCCTTCAAGTGTCTCG TGGGTGAATTTGTCAGTGATGTTCTGCTAGTTCCAGAGAAGTGCCTGTTTTTCCACAAGGAGCAGATGGAGGTGTGCGAGAATCACCAGCGCTGGCACACGGTGGTCAAAGAG GCCTGCCTCACTCAGGGGATGACCTTGTACAGCTACGGCATGCTGCTGCCCTGCGGGGTGGATCAGTTCCACGGCACCGAGTACGTCTGCTGCCCGCAGACAAAGGTGGTCCAAACCTCGGTGTCCAAAGAGGACGAGGAGGACGACGATGATGACGACGACGACGACGAGGATGAGGAGGAAGACTACGATGTTTATAAAAG TGAGTTCCCTACCGAAGCAGATCTGGAAGACTTCACAGAGGCAGCTGCAGATGAGGACGacgaggaggagggggaggaggtggtggaAGACCGAGACTACTACTACGACTCCTTCAAGGGAGATGACTACAACGAGGAGAGCCCCACCGAGCCTGGCAGCGACGGGGCCGCCGTGGAGGAGGAGATCACGCATGACGTCAGAG CTGTCTGCTCCCAGGAGGCGCTGACGGGGCCGTGCCGGGCCGTGATGCCCCGCTGGTACTTCGACCTCTCCAAGGGGAAGTGCGTGCGCTTTATATATGGTGGCTGCGGCGGCAACAGGAACAATTTTGAGTCTGAGGATTATTGTATGGCTGTGTGTAAAGCGATGA CTCCCCCAACTCCTCTGCCCACCAATGACGTCGACGTGTATTTCGAGACGTCTGCAGACGACAATGAGCACGCACGCTTCCAGAAGGCCAAGGAACAGCTGGAGATCCGCCACCGCAACCGGATGGACAGG GTGAAGAAGGAATGGGAAGAGGCTGAACTTCAAGCGAAGAACCTCCCCAAAGCAGAGAGGCAGACTCTCATTCAG caCTTCCAGGCCATGGTGAAGGCgctggagaaggaggcagccaGCGAGAAGCAGCAGCTGGTGGAGACGCACCTGGCGCGTGTGGAGGCCATGCTCAACGACCGCCGCCGGGTGGCGCTGGAGAACTACCTGGCGGCCCTGCAGTCCGACCCTCCGCGG CCCCATCGCATCCTGCAGGCCTTGCGGCGCTACGTCCGTGCTGAGAACAAAGACCGCCTCCACACCCTCCGTCACTACCAGCATGTGCTGGCTGTCGACCCTGAGAAGGCGGCCCAGATGAGGTCCCAG GTGATGACGCATCTCCATGTGATTGAAGAACGGCGGAACCAGAGTCTCTCCCTGCTCTACAAAGTCCCGTATGTGGCCCAAGAGATCCAAGAGGAAATCG ATGAACTGCTTCAAGAACAGCGAGCCGACATGGACCAGTTCAGCTCCTCCTTCTCAGAAACCCCCGTGGACGTGCGGGTGAGCTCTGAGGAGAGCGACGAGATCCCACCGTTCCGCCCCCTCCATCCCTTCCCATCCCTGCCTGAGAATGAAG ACTCTCAGCCGGAGTTGTACCACCCAATGAAGAAAG GATCCGCGCTGGGAGAGCAGGACGGAGGACTGATCGGGGCCGAGGAGAAGGTGATCAACAGCAAGAAGAAAGTGGATGAAAACATG GTCATTGATGAGACCCTGGACGTGAAGGAGATGATTTTCAATGCTGAGAGAGTCGGAGGCCTCGAGGAAGAACCG GAGTCTGTGGGGCCGCTGCGGGAGGACTTCAGCCTGAGCAGCAGCGCCCTCATCGGCCTGCTGGTCATCGCAGTGGCCATCGCCACCATCATCGTCATCAGCCTCGTGATGCTGAGGAGGAGGCAGTACGGCAGCATCAGCCATGGCATCGTGGAG GTCGACCCGATGCTCACCCCAGAAGAGCGTCACCTGAGCAAGATGCAGAACCATGGCTACGAAAACCCAACCTACAAATACCTGGAGCAGATGCAGATTTAA
- the APLP2 gene encoding amyloid beta precursor like protein 2 isoform X2 has product MAATGTAATAATGKLLVVLLLGLTAPAAALAGYIEALAASAGTGFAVAEPQIAMFCGKLNMHVNIQTGRWEPDPAGTQSCFGTKEEVLQYCQEMYPELQITNVMEANQPVSVDNWCRRDKKQCKSHIVIPFKCLVGEFVSDVLLVPEKCLFFHKEQMEVCENHQRWHTVVKEACLTQGMTLYSYGMLLPCGVDQFHGTEYVCCPQTKVVQTSVSKEDEEDDDDDDDDDEDEEEDYDVYKSEFPTEADLEDFTEAAADEDDEEEGEEVVEDRDYYYDSFKGDDYNEESPTEPGSDGAAVEEEITHDVRAVCSQEALTGPCRAVMPRWYFDLSKGKCVRFIYGGCGGNRNNFESEDYCMAVCKAMTPPTPLPTNDVDVYFETSADDNEHARFQKAKEQLEIRHRNRMDRVKKEWEEAELQAKNLPKAERQTLIQHFQAMVKALEKEAASEKQQLVETHLARVEAMLNDRRRVALENYLAALQSDPPRPHRILQALRRYVRAENKDRLHTLRHYQHVLAVDPEKAAQMRSQVMTHLHVIEERRNQSLSLLYKVPYVAQEIQEEIDELLQEQRADMDQFSSSFSETPVDVRVSSEESDEIPPFRPLHPFPSLPENEGSALGEQDGGLIGAEEKVINSKKKVDENMVIDETLDVKEMIFNAERVGGLEEEPESVGPLREDFSLSSSALIGLLVIAVAIATIIVISLVMLRRRQYGSISHGIVEVDPMLTPEERHLSKMQNHGYENPTYKYLEQMQI; this is encoded by the exons GCCCTCGCAGCCAGCGCTGGAACAGGATTCGCTGTCGCTGAGCCTCAGATCGCAATGTTCTGTGGGAAGTTAAACATGCATGTAAACATCCAGACTGGGAGGTGGGAGCCTGACCCAGCGGGCACCCAGAGCTGCTTTGGCACAAAAGAAGAAGTTCTCCAGTACTGTCAGGAG ATGTATCCAGAGCTACAGATCACAAATGTGATGGAGGCAAACCAGCCGGTCAGCGTGGACAACTGGTGCCGGAGGGACAAGAAGCAGTGCAAGAGCCACATCGTGATCCCCTTCAAGTGTCTCG TGGGTGAATTTGTCAGTGATGTTCTGCTAGTTCCAGAGAAGTGCCTGTTTTTCCACAAGGAGCAGATGGAGGTGTGCGAGAATCACCAGCGCTGGCACACGGTGGTCAAAGAG GCCTGCCTCACTCAGGGGATGACCTTGTACAGCTACGGCATGCTGCTGCCCTGCGGGGTGGATCAGTTCCACGGCACCGAGTACGTCTGCTGCCCGCAGACAAAGGTGGTCCAAACCTCGGTGTCCAAAGAGGACGAGGAGGACGACGATGATGACGACGACGACGACGAGGATGAGGAGGAAGACTACGATGTTTATAAAAG TGAGTTCCCTACCGAAGCAGATCTGGAAGACTTCACAGAGGCAGCTGCAGATGAGGACGacgaggaggagggggaggaggtggtggaAGACCGAGACTACTACTACGACTCCTTCAAGGGAGATGACTACAACGAGGAGAGCCCCACCGAGCCTGGCAGCGACGGGGCCGCCGTGGAGGAGGAGATCACGCATGACGTCAGAG CTGTCTGCTCCCAGGAGGCGCTGACGGGGCCGTGCCGGGCCGTGATGCCCCGCTGGTACTTCGACCTCTCCAAGGGGAAGTGCGTGCGCTTTATATATGGTGGCTGCGGCGGCAACAGGAACAATTTTGAGTCTGAGGATTATTGTATGGCTGTGTGTAAAGCGATGA CTCCCCCAACTCCTCTGCCCACCAATGACGTCGACGTGTATTTCGAGACGTCTGCAGACGACAATGAGCACGCACGCTTCCAGAAGGCCAAGGAACAGCTGGAGATCCGCCACCGCAACCGGATGGACAGG GTGAAGAAGGAATGGGAAGAGGCTGAACTTCAAGCGAAGAACCTCCCCAAAGCAGAGAGGCAGACTCTCATTCAG caCTTCCAGGCCATGGTGAAGGCgctggagaaggaggcagccaGCGAGAAGCAGCAGCTGGTGGAGACGCACCTGGCGCGTGTGGAGGCCATGCTCAACGACCGCCGCCGGGTGGCGCTGGAGAACTACCTGGCGGCCCTGCAGTCCGACCCTCCGCGG CCCCATCGCATCCTGCAGGCCTTGCGGCGCTACGTCCGTGCTGAGAACAAAGACCGCCTCCACACCCTCCGTCACTACCAGCATGTGCTGGCTGTCGACCCTGAGAAGGCGGCCCAGATGAGGTCCCAG GTGATGACGCATCTCCATGTGATTGAAGAACGGCGGAACCAGAGTCTCTCCCTGCTCTACAAAGTCCCGTATGTGGCCCAAGAGATCCAAGAGGAAATCG ATGAACTGCTTCAAGAACAGCGAGCCGACATGGACCAGTTCAGCTCCTCCTTCTCAGAAACCCCCGTGGACGTGCGGGTGAGCTCTGAGGAGAGCGACGAGATCCCACCGTTCCGCCCCCTCCATCCCTTCCCATCCCTGCCTGAGAATGAAG GATCCGCGCTGGGAGAGCAGGACGGAGGACTGATCGGGGCCGAGGAGAAGGTGATCAACAGCAAGAAGAAAGTGGATGAAAACATG GTCATTGATGAGACCCTGGACGTGAAGGAGATGATTTTCAATGCTGAGAGAGTCGGAGGCCTCGAGGAAGAACCG GAGTCTGTGGGGCCGCTGCGGGAGGACTTCAGCCTGAGCAGCAGCGCCCTCATCGGCCTGCTGGTCATCGCAGTGGCCATCGCCACCATCATCGTCATCAGCCTCGTGATGCTGAGGAGGAGGCAGTACGGCAGCATCAGCCATGGCATCGTGGAG GTCGACCCGATGCTCACCCCAGAAGAGCGTCACCTGAGCAAGATGCAGAACCATGGCTACGAAAACCCAACCTACAAATACCTGGAGCAGATGCAGATTTAA